In a single window of the Branchiostoma floridae strain S238N-H82 chromosome 2, Bfl_VNyyK, whole genome shotgun sequence genome:
- the LOC118410116 gene encoding ornithine decarboxylase-like, with the protein MKTHIMNKDLSMEVLRDGLTARDVLTNKVNSGGRDDKDDAFFVCDLGDVVNKYKKWVSCLPRVEPFYAVKCNDSPHVLQVLANLGTGFDCASKTEVQTVLNLGVAPDRIVYANPCKQTSHIRYAKKNSVDLMTFDNEDELHKIKNYFPDARLLLRILPPAAEAQCQLGMKFGCHPSQAPKLLEVAAQLDLSVVGVSFHVGSGCLEASAFARGVESAKRIFNIADQYGFDFDMLDIGGGFPGQESAAISFDEIVADLGPALDEHFPPASGVRIIAEPGRYFVASAFTVAVNIVAKRMVARDIQEFKDEEAEDAVMNSVAPSMCEEPAFMYYVNDGVYGSFNCLLYDHAAVTPSLMRDVDKEEALFSTSVWGPTCDGLDRIMEHCLLPELQVGDWILFEDMGAYTMAAASTFNGFSKPSCYYVVDANMWSSNNHAFIQSECYTRRQVKDSSITLPAIKRGLCAQERLGITQIPSVAVPEV; encoded by the exons ATGAAGACTCACATCATGAATAAGGACCTGTCCATGGAAGTTCTCCGTGACGGCCTCACGGCCCGAGATGTCCTCACCAACAAG GTGAACTCCGGCGGGCGAGATGACAAAGACGACGCTTTctttgtgtgtgaccttggtgatGTCGTGAACAAGTACAAGAAGTGGGTGTCGTGCCTCCCTCGAGTGGAGCCCTTCTACGCTGTCAAGTGCAACGACAGCCCACATGTCCTACAGGTACTGGCAAACCTGGGGACTGGCTTCGACTGTGCTAGCAAG ACTGAAGTGCAAACGGTGTTGAACTTGGGTGTGGCTCCTGACCGCATCGTGTATGCCAACCCCTGCAAGCAGACCTCTCACATCCGCTATGCCAAGAAGAACAGTGTTGATCTCATGACCTTTGACAATGAGGATGAGCTGCACAAGATCAAGAACTACTTCCCTGATGCTCG CCTTCTGCTCCGCATCCTGCCTCCTGCTGCCGAGGCCCAGTGCCAGCTGGGGATGAAGTTTGGGTGCCACCCCAGTCAGGCACCAAAACTGTTGGAAGTGGCAGCCCAGCTCGATCTCAGCGTGGTAGGCGTGAG CTTCCATGTTGGCAGCGGGTGTCTGGAAGCGTCTGCGTTTGCTCGCGGTGTGGAGTCTGCCAAGCGCATCTTCAACATCGCTGACCAGTATGGCTTTGACTTCGACATGCTGGACATCGGAGGTGGTTTTCCTGGCCAGGAAAGTGCAGCGATCTCATTTGATGAG ATCGTAGCTGACCTTGGGCCAGCCCTGGACGAGCACTTCCCACCAGCGAGTGGTGTGCGCATCATCGCCGAGCCTGGGCGCTACTTCGTGGCCTCTGCCTTCACGGTGGCTGTCAACATCGTTGCCAAGCGCATGGTGGCTCGTGACATCCAGGAGTTCAAGGATGAAGAGGCTGAAG ATGCTGTGATGAACTCGGTGGCACCCTCCATGTGCGAGGAGCCTGCCTTCATGTACTATGTGAATGATGGCGTCTATGGCTCCTTCAACTGCCTGCTGTACGACCATGCTGCAGTTACTCCATCACTCATGAGG GATGTGGATAAGGAAGAGGCCCTGTTCTCCACCAGTGTGTGGGGCCCCACCTGTGATGGTCTGGACCGCATCATGGAGCACTGCCTCCTGCCCGAGCTGCAAGTTGGCGACTGGATCTTGTTCGAAG ATATGGGTGCGTACACCATGGCAGCTGCCTCCACCTTCAACGGGTTCAGCAAGCCGTCCTGCTACTACGTGGTGGATGCCAACATGTG GAGTAGCAACAACCACGCCTTCATCCAGTCGGAGTGTTACACCCGCCGCCAAGTCAAGGACAGCTCCATCACCCTGCCGGCCATCAAGAGGGGCCTGTGTGCCCAGGAGCGCCTCGGTATCACCCAGATCCCCAGCGTCGCCGTGCCAGAGGTGTAG
- the LOC118410120 gene encoding KH domain-containing, RNA-binding, signal transduction-associated protein 2-like isoform X4, with translation MAQEEVGEETSKYLPQLLAEKDSLDPSFVHASRLIEEEISKLEKDDKSKEPPKYKEVHTDKPYRILERVLIPIKEYPKFNFVGKLLGPKGNSLKRLQEETRTKMSILGRGSMRDKKKEEELRESKDPKYVHLNDELHVLVEAFGQVADAHQRIAHGVAEVKKFLVPTHNDEIAQQQMEEMQYVGGDANGGMTSPRGRGRGRGGPGGPMSRGGRGGARGAPAGRGAPPGRGAPAPAGGSRRGRARGRRGGPPGRGGPGLRGAPSYRGSGRGGMDSSMGGGYGQESTGDYGYEESSYDQGYDQGYEQGYGGGSSGGGGYSETQSYDYGHGASSDSYGGDYGGDYGSSSADRWGGSGGAGSLSGGPTRLKAPGPRSLKGAYRDHPYGGGGSGGY, from the exons AAATCTCCAAGCTTGAGAAGGATGACAAGTCCAAGGAGCCACCCAAGTACAAGGAGGTGCACACTGACAAACCATACCGCATCTTGGAGAGAGTCCTCATCCCAATCAAAGAGTATCCAAAG TTCAACTTTGTGGGTAAGCTCCTGGGGCCAAAGGGAAACTCGTTGAAGCGTCTACAGGAAGAGACTCGTACCAAGATGTCTATTCTGGGCAGAGGATCCATGAGAGACAAGAAGAAG GAGGAAGAGCTCAGAGAGTCCAAGGATCCAAAGTACGTCCACTTGAACGATGAGCTGCATGTGTTGGTTGAAGCATTTGGCCAGGTAGCTGACGCTCACCAGAGAATTGCACATGGCGTGGCGGAAGTGAAGAAATTCCTCGTACCT aCACATAATGATGAGATCGCGCAGCAACAGATGGAAGAGATGCAGTATGTCGGCGGCGATGCGAATGGTGGCATGACTTCTCCCAGAGGCCGTGGTCGCGGGCGTGGCGGCCCTGGTGGCCCGATGTCCCGGGGAGGACGCGGAGGTGCACGGGGAGCCCCTGCTGGTAGGGGTGCGCCACCTGGCAGAGGTGCACCTGCACCCGCAGGTGGGTCAC GTCGTGGAAGAGCACGTGGTC GTCGTGGAGGCCCCCCTGGTCGTGGTGGCCCAGGTTTGAGAGGTGCCCCCAGCTACCGGGGGTCCGGTCGAGGAGGTATGGACAGCTCCATGGGCGGAGGATATGGACAGGAGAGCACAGGCGACTAT GGATATGAAGAGTCCAGCTATGACCAGGGATACGACCAAGGGTATGAACAGGGATATGGTGGTGGCTCCAGTGGAGGAGGGGGATACAG TGAAACTCAGTCATATGACTATGGCCATGGAGCAAGCAGCGACTCCTACGGTGGAGACTATGGTGGTGACTATG GAAGCAGCAGTGCCGACCGCTGGGGAGGCAGTGGTGGAGCCGGCAGCCTCAGTGGTGGCCCCACCCGCCTGAAGGCTCCCGGGCCTCGCAGCCTGAAGGGGGCCTACAGAGACCATCCCTACGGTGGCGGCGGCAGCGGCGGCTACTAG
- the LOC118410120 gene encoding KH domain-containing, RNA-binding, signal transduction-associated protein 2-like isoform X5 — MAQEEVGEETSKYLPQLLAEKDSLDPSFVHASRLIEEEISKLEKDDKSKEPPKYKEVHTDKPYRILERVLIPIKEYPKFNFVGKLLGPKGNSLKRLQEETRTKMSILGRGSMRDKKKEEELRESKDPKYVHLNDELHVLVEAFGQVADAHQRIAHGVAEVKKFLVPTHNDEIAQQQMEEMQYVGGDANGGMTSPRGRGRGRGGPGGPMSRGGRGGARGAPAGRGAPPGRGAPAPAGGSRRGGPPGRGGPGLRGAPSYRGSGRGGMDSSMGGGYGQESTGDYGYEESSYDQGYDQGYEQGYGGGSSGGGGYSETQSYDYGHGASSDSYGGDYGGDYGSSSADRWGGSGGAGSLSGGPTRLKAPGPRSLKGAYRDHPYGGGGSGGY, encoded by the exons AAATCTCCAAGCTTGAGAAGGATGACAAGTCCAAGGAGCCACCCAAGTACAAGGAGGTGCACACTGACAAACCATACCGCATCTTGGAGAGAGTCCTCATCCCAATCAAAGAGTATCCAAAG TTCAACTTTGTGGGTAAGCTCCTGGGGCCAAAGGGAAACTCGTTGAAGCGTCTACAGGAAGAGACTCGTACCAAGATGTCTATTCTGGGCAGAGGATCCATGAGAGACAAGAAGAAG GAGGAAGAGCTCAGAGAGTCCAAGGATCCAAAGTACGTCCACTTGAACGATGAGCTGCATGTGTTGGTTGAAGCATTTGGCCAGGTAGCTGACGCTCACCAGAGAATTGCACATGGCGTGGCGGAAGTGAAGAAATTCCTCGTACCT aCACATAATGATGAGATCGCGCAGCAACAGATGGAAGAGATGCAGTATGTCGGCGGCGATGCGAATGGTGGCATGACTTCTCCCAGAGGCCGTGGTCGCGGGCGTGGCGGCCCTGGTGGCCCGATGTCCCGGGGAGGACGCGGAGGTGCACGGGGAGCCCCTGCTGGTAGGGGTGCGCCACCTGGCAGAGGTGCACCTGCACCCGCAGGTGGGTCAC GTCGTGGAGGCCCCCCTGGTCGTGGTGGCCCAGGTTTGAGAGGTGCCCCCAGCTACCGGGGGTCCGGTCGAGGAGGTATGGACAGCTCCATGGGCGGAGGATATGGACAGGAGAGCACAGGCGACTAT GGATATGAAGAGTCCAGCTATGACCAGGGATACGACCAAGGGTATGAACAGGGATATGGTGGTGGCTCCAGTGGAGGAGGGGGATACAG TGAAACTCAGTCATATGACTATGGCCATGGAGCAAGCAGCGACTCCTACGGTGGAGACTATGGTGGTGACTATG GAAGCAGCAGTGCCGACCGCTGGGGAGGCAGTGGTGGAGCCGGCAGCCTCAGTGGTGGCCCCACCCGCCTGAAGGCTCCCGGGCCTCGCAGCCTGAAGGGGGCCTACAGAGACCATCCCTACGGTGGCGGCGGCAGCGGCGGCTACTAG
- the LOC118410120 gene encoding KH domain-containing, RNA-binding, signal transduction-associated protein 2-like isoform X2: MAQEEVGEETSKYLPQLLAEKDSLDPSFVHASRLIEEEISKLEKDDKSKEPPKYKEVHTDKPYRILERVLIPIKEYPKFNFVGKLLGPKGNSLKRLQEETRTKMSILGRGSMRDKKKEEELRESKDPKYVHLNDELHVLVEAFGQVADAHQRIAHGVAEVKKFLVPTHNDEIAQQQMEEMQYVGGDANGGMTSPRGRGRGRGGPGGPMSRGGRGGARGAPAGRGAPPGRGAPAPAGGSRRGGPPGRGGPGLRGAPSYRGSGRGGMDSSMGGGYGQESTGDYGGGQGFRSSSRGGGYNQHSTQDYGYEESSYDQGYDQGYEQGYGGGSSGGGGYSETQSYDYGHGASSDSYGGDYGGDYGSSSADRWGGSGGAGSLSGGPTRLKAPGPRSLKGAYRDHPYGGGGSGGY, encoded by the exons AAATCTCCAAGCTTGAGAAGGATGACAAGTCCAAGGAGCCACCCAAGTACAAGGAGGTGCACACTGACAAACCATACCGCATCTTGGAGAGAGTCCTCATCCCAATCAAAGAGTATCCAAAG TTCAACTTTGTGGGTAAGCTCCTGGGGCCAAAGGGAAACTCGTTGAAGCGTCTACAGGAAGAGACTCGTACCAAGATGTCTATTCTGGGCAGAGGATCCATGAGAGACAAGAAGAAG GAGGAAGAGCTCAGAGAGTCCAAGGATCCAAAGTACGTCCACTTGAACGATGAGCTGCATGTGTTGGTTGAAGCATTTGGCCAGGTAGCTGACGCTCACCAGAGAATTGCACATGGCGTGGCGGAAGTGAAGAAATTCCTCGTACCT aCACATAATGATGAGATCGCGCAGCAACAGATGGAAGAGATGCAGTATGTCGGCGGCGATGCGAATGGTGGCATGACTTCTCCCAGAGGCCGTGGTCGCGGGCGTGGCGGCCCTGGTGGCCCGATGTCCCGGGGAGGACGCGGAGGTGCACGGGGAGCCCCTGCTGGTAGGGGTGCGCCACCTGGCAGAGGTGCACCTGCACCCGCAGGTGGGTCAC GTCGTGGAGGCCCCCCTGGTCGTGGTGGCCCAGGTTTGAGAGGTGCCCCCAGCTACCGGGGGTCCGGTCGAGGAGGTATGGACAGCTCCATGGGCGGAGGATATGGACAGGAGAGCACAGGCGACTAT GGAGGTGGCCAAGGCTTCCGCAGCAGCAGCAGAGGTGGTGGATACAACCAGCACAGCACACAAGACTAC GGATATGAAGAGTCCAGCTATGACCAGGGATACGACCAAGGGTATGAACAGGGATATGGTGGTGGCTCCAGTGGAGGAGGGGGATACAG TGAAACTCAGTCATATGACTATGGCCATGGAGCAAGCAGCGACTCCTACGGTGGAGACTATGGTGGTGACTATG GAAGCAGCAGTGCCGACCGCTGGGGAGGCAGTGGTGGAGCCGGCAGCCTCAGTGGTGGCCCCACCCGCCTGAAGGCTCCCGGGCCTCGCAGCCTGAAGGGGGCCTACAGAGACCATCCCTACGGTGGCGGCGGCAGCGGCGGCTACTAG
- the LOC118410120 gene encoding KH domain-containing, RNA-binding, signal transduction-associated protein 2-like isoform X3, with protein MAQEEVGEETSKYLPQLLAEKDSLDPSFVHASRLIEEEISKLEKDDKSKEPPKYKEVHTDKPYRILERVLIPIKEYPKFNFVGKLLGPKGNSLKRLQEETRTKMSILGRGSMRDKKKEEELRESKDPKYVHLNDELHVLVEAFGQVADAHQRIAHGVAEVKKFLVPTHNDEIAQQQMEEMQYVGGDANGGMTSPRGRGRGRGGPGGPMSRGGRGGARGAPAGRGAPPGRGAPAPAGRGGPPGRGGPGLRGAPSYRGSGRGGMDSSMGGGYGQESTGDYGGGQGFRSSSRGGGYNQHSTQDYGYEESSYDQGYDQGYEQGYGGGSSGGGGYSETQSYDYGHGASSDSYGGDYGGDYGSSSADRWGGSGGAGSLSGGPTRLKAPGPRSLKGAYRDHPYGGGGSGGY; from the exons AAATCTCCAAGCTTGAGAAGGATGACAAGTCCAAGGAGCCACCCAAGTACAAGGAGGTGCACACTGACAAACCATACCGCATCTTGGAGAGAGTCCTCATCCCAATCAAAGAGTATCCAAAG TTCAACTTTGTGGGTAAGCTCCTGGGGCCAAAGGGAAACTCGTTGAAGCGTCTACAGGAAGAGACTCGTACCAAGATGTCTATTCTGGGCAGAGGATCCATGAGAGACAAGAAGAAG GAGGAAGAGCTCAGAGAGTCCAAGGATCCAAAGTACGTCCACTTGAACGATGAGCTGCATGTGTTGGTTGAAGCATTTGGCCAGGTAGCTGACGCTCACCAGAGAATTGCACATGGCGTGGCGGAAGTGAAGAAATTCCTCGTACCT aCACATAATGATGAGATCGCGCAGCAACAGATGGAAGAGATGCAGTATGTCGGCGGCGATGCGAATGGTGGCATGACTTCTCCCAGAGGCCGTGGTCGCGGGCGTGGCGGCCCTGGTGGCCCGATGTCCCGGGGAGGACGCGGAGGTGCACGGGGAGCCCCTGCTGGTAGGGGTGCGCCACCTGGCAGAGGTGCACCTGCACCCGCAG GTCGTGGAGGCCCCCCTGGTCGTGGTGGCCCAGGTTTGAGAGGTGCCCCCAGCTACCGGGGGTCCGGTCGAGGAGGTATGGACAGCTCCATGGGCGGAGGATATGGACAGGAGAGCACAGGCGACTAT GGAGGTGGCCAAGGCTTCCGCAGCAGCAGCAGAGGTGGTGGATACAACCAGCACAGCACACAAGACTAC GGATATGAAGAGTCCAGCTATGACCAGGGATACGACCAAGGGTATGAACAGGGATATGGTGGTGGCTCCAGTGGAGGAGGGGGATACAG TGAAACTCAGTCATATGACTATGGCCATGGAGCAAGCAGCGACTCCTACGGTGGAGACTATGGTGGTGACTATG GAAGCAGCAGTGCCGACCGCTGGGGAGGCAGTGGTGGAGCCGGCAGCCTCAGTGGTGGCCCCACCCGCCTGAAGGCTCCCGGGCCTCGCAGCCTGAAGGGGGCCTACAGAGACCATCCCTACGGTGGCGGCGGCAGCGGCGGCTACTAG
- the LOC118410115 gene encoding Krueppel-like factor 10 (The sequence of the model RefSeq protein was modified relative to this genomic sequence to represent the inferred CDS: added 4 bases not found in genome assembly), with translation MATLPLSPPSTPPESFYEEEVSTSTMKLEMDVDCTSDCSLDSAPCTLEKGDFDAVQTLLSMSKWSPQRRRNLSASSSEGSIASVPEAVNSSGRISPTQSQASTVVTADNTPLGVTTPPHTPLPEDSLEQMKSTSTQTSGNPPQATHRSSPVMFTTTPVSSTCSLVAVTTVSTAHTMVTSMSSLPAMTYTSHPQPGPSISSVTAAPQMQSHGYPMMASRSYQVVTPQGQVQTIAGMPLTAHVQIPLPTIVFNPQNFVSGPNGLMVAGPTPTPMVTPSPSTSPSPKLPVPSSGRQPNIAPMVTTTATVSSTHQSVGQHLTPPHTPTPPAVAGMFPSNAVVVVMNSNQQKPPSPVPISTVGGTRLSPLAPAPTSIQDGQTMPNNLPDFSRRRNHVCPYDSCGKTYFKSSHLKAHLRTHTGEKPFKCTWDGCDKRFARSDELSRHRRTHTGEKKFECPMCNRRFMRSDHLTKHARRHMSTKKVPNWQIEVNKLNSMATANQGLMPVGVIVSPSQSMPQGL, from the exons ATGGCAACTCTTCCATTATCACCACCAAGTACACCTCCCGAATCATT GAAGAAGAGGTAAGCACCTCTACCATGAAGCTAGAGATGGATGTTGATTGCACCTCAGACTGTAGTCTGGACAGTGCACCCTGTACACTGGAGAAAGGAGATTTCGATGCAGTGCAGACGCTTTTGTCCATGAGCAAGTGGTCCCCACAGCGTCGGAGG AACCTGTCAGCAAGTTCAAGTGAGGGCTCTATTGCAAGTGTGCCAGAGGCTGTGAACAGCAGTGGTCGCATCAGTCCTACTCAGAGCCAGGCTTCAACAGTGGTCACTGCAGACAACACACCTTTG GGTGTGACGACTCCACCCCATACGCCCTTGCCTGAGGACAGCCTTGAGCAGATGAAGTCCACAAGTACCCAGACATCTGGTAACCCACCTCAGGCGACCCACAGGTCGTCCCCGGTCATGTTCACCACCACACCTGTCAGCTCCACATGTAGCCTGGTTGCCGTGACAACGGTCAGCACCGCCCACACCATGGTGACGAGTATGTCATCGTTGCCCGCCATGACCTACACCAGCCATCCCCAGCCTGGCCCATCCATCTCCAGCGTTACCGCAGCACCACAGATGCAGTCCCATGGATACCCCATGATGGCCAGCCGTTCCTATCAGGTCGTCACTCCCCAGGGACAGGTGCAGACCATCGCAGGCATGCCTCTGACCGCACACGTGCAGATCCCCCTGCCCACCATTGTGTTCAACCCACAGAACTTTGTCTCGGGACCCAATGGCCTGATGGTCGCTGGACCCACGCCGACACCCATGGTAACGCCCAGCCCCAGCACATCACCGTCTCCAAAACTCCCTGTCCCAAGCTCAGGCCGGCAACCGAACATTGCTCCTATGGTCACAACAACAGCAACGGTCAGCTCCACCCATCAGAGTGTCGGCCAGCATCTCACACCTCCCCACACGCCCACTCCACCAGCTGTGGCCGGGATGTTCCCATCCAACGCAGTTGTTGTAGTCATGAACTCAAACCAACAGAAGCCACCATCACCAGTCCCCATTTCGACAGTTGGAGGAACAAGGCTATCACCACTCGCACCAGCGCCCACCTCTATTCAGGACGGACAGACCATGCCCAACAACCTGCCTGACTTCTCCAGGAGAAGAAACCACGTGTGCCCGTACGACAGCTGTGGCAAGACGTACTTCAAAAGCTCACATCTCAAGGCACACCTCAGAACACATAcag GTGAAAAACCATTTAAGTGCACTTGGGATGGCTGTGACAAGAGGTTTGCCCGTTCGGACGAGCTGTCGCGCCACCGcagaacacacacaggggagaagaAGTTTGAGTGTCCAATGTGCAACCGGCGCTTCATGAGgagcgaccacctgaccaagCATGCTCGGCGCCACATGAGCACCAAGAAAGTCCCCAACTGGCAGATTGAAGTCAACAAGCTCAACTCCATGGCGACAGCTAACCAAGGACTGATGCCTGTTGGTGTCATTGTGTCCCCCTCCCAGTCTATGCCTCAGGGCCTGTGA
- the LOC118410120 gene encoding KH domain-containing, RNA-binding, signal transduction-associated protein 2-like isoform X1, whose translation MAQEEVGEETSKYLPQLLAEKDSLDPSFVHASRLIEEEISKLEKDDKSKEPPKYKEVHTDKPYRILERVLIPIKEYPKFNFVGKLLGPKGNSLKRLQEETRTKMSILGRGSMRDKKKEEELRESKDPKYVHLNDELHVLVEAFGQVADAHQRIAHGVAEVKKFLVPTHNDEIAQQQMEEMQYVGGDANGGMTSPRGRGRGRGGPGGPMSRGGRGGARGAPAGRGAPPGRGAPAPAGGSRRGRARGRRGGPPGRGGPGLRGAPSYRGSGRGGMDSSMGGGYGQESTGDYGGGQGFRSSSRGGGYNQHSTQDYGYEESSYDQGYDQGYEQGYGGGSSGGGGYSETQSYDYGHGASSDSYGGDYGGDYGSSSADRWGGSGGAGSLSGGPTRLKAPGPRSLKGAYRDHPYGGGGSGGY comes from the exons AAATCTCCAAGCTTGAGAAGGATGACAAGTCCAAGGAGCCACCCAAGTACAAGGAGGTGCACACTGACAAACCATACCGCATCTTGGAGAGAGTCCTCATCCCAATCAAAGAGTATCCAAAG TTCAACTTTGTGGGTAAGCTCCTGGGGCCAAAGGGAAACTCGTTGAAGCGTCTACAGGAAGAGACTCGTACCAAGATGTCTATTCTGGGCAGAGGATCCATGAGAGACAAGAAGAAG GAGGAAGAGCTCAGAGAGTCCAAGGATCCAAAGTACGTCCACTTGAACGATGAGCTGCATGTGTTGGTTGAAGCATTTGGCCAGGTAGCTGACGCTCACCAGAGAATTGCACATGGCGTGGCGGAAGTGAAGAAATTCCTCGTACCT aCACATAATGATGAGATCGCGCAGCAACAGATGGAAGAGATGCAGTATGTCGGCGGCGATGCGAATGGTGGCATGACTTCTCCCAGAGGCCGTGGTCGCGGGCGTGGCGGCCCTGGTGGCCCGATGTCCCGGGGAGGACGCGGAGGTGCACGGGGAGCCCCTGCTGGTAGGGGTGCGCCACCTGGCAGAGGTGCACCTGCACCCGCAGGTGGGTCAC GTCGTGGAAGAGCACGTGGTC GTCGTGGAGGCCCCCCTGGTCGTGGTGGCCCAGGTTTGAGAGGTGCCCCCAGCTACCGGGGGTCCGGTCGAGGAGGTATGGACAGCTCCATGGGCGGAGGATATGGACAGGAGAGCACAGGCGACTAT GGAGGTGGCCAAGGCTTCCGCAGCAGCAGCAGAGGTGGTGGATACAACCAGCACAGCACACAAGACTAC GGATATGAAGAGTCCAGCTATGACCAGGGATACGACCAAGGGTATGAACAGGGATATGGTGGTGGCTCCAGTGGAGGAGGGGGATACAG TGAAACTCAGTCATATGACTATGGCCATGGAGCAAGCAGCGACTCCTACGGTGGAGACTATGGTGGTGACTATG GAAGCAGCAGTGCCGACCGCTGGGGAGGCAGTGGTGGAGCCGGCAGCCTCAGTGGTGGCCCCACCCGCCTGAAGGCTCCCGGGCCTCGCAGCCTGAAGGGGGCCTACAGAGACCATCCCTACGGTGGCGGCGGCAGCGGCGGCTACTAG
- the LOC118410120 gene encoding KH domain-containing, RNA-binding, signal transduction-associated protein 2-like isoform X6, translating to MAQEEVGEETSKYLPQLLAEKDSLDPSFVHASRLIEEEISKLEKDDKSKEPPKYKEVHTDKPYRILERVLIPIKEYPKFNFVGKLLGPKGNSLKRLQEETRTKMSILGRGSMRDKKKEEELRESKDPKYVHLNDELHVLVEAFGQVADAHQRIAHGVAEVKKFLVPTHNDEIAQQQMEEMQYVGGDANGGMTSPRGRGRGRGGPGGPMSRGGRGGARGAPAGRGAPPGRGAPAPAGRGGPPGRGGPGLRGAPSYRGSGRGGMDSSMGGGYGQESTGDYGYEESSYDQGYDQGYEQGYGGGSSGGGGYSETQSYDYGHGASSDSYGGDYGGDYGSSSADRWGGSGGAGSLSGGPTRLKAPGPRSLKGAYRDHPYGGGGSGGY from the exons AAATCTCCAAGCTTGAGAAGGATGACAAGTCCAAGGAGCCACCCAAGTACAAGGAGGTGCACACTGACAAACCATACCGCATCTTGGAGAGAGTCCTCATCCCAATCAAAGAGTATCCAAAG TTCAACTTTGTGGGTAAGCTCCTGGGGCCAAAGGGAAACTCGTTGAAGCGTCTACAGGAAGAGACTCGTACCAAGATGTCTATTCTGGGCAGAGGATCCATGAGAGACAAGAAGAAG GAGGAAGAGCTCAGAGAGTCCAAGGATCCAAAGTACGTCCACTTGAACGATGAGCTGCATGTGTTGGTTGAAGCATTTGGCCAGGTAGCTGACGCTCACCAGAGAATTGCACATGGCGTGGCGGAAGTGAAGAAATTCCTCGTACCT aCACATAATGATGAGATCGCGCAGCAACAGATGGAAGAGATGCAGTATGTCGGCGGCGATGCGAATGGTGGCATGACTTCTCCCAGAGGCCGTGGTCGCGGGCGTGGCGGCCCTGGTGGCCCGATGTCCCGGGGAGGACGCGGAGGTGCACGGGGAGCCCCTGCTGGTAGGGGTGCGCCACCTGGCAGAGGTGCACCTGCACCCGCAG GTCGTGGAGGCCCCCCTGGTCGTGGTGGCCCAGGTTTGAGAGGTGCCCCCAGCTACCGGGGGTCCGGTCGAGGAGGTATGGACAGCTCCATGGGCGGAGGATATGGACAGGAGAGCACAGGCGACTAT GGATATGAAGAGTCCAGCTATGACCAGGGATACGACCAAGGGTATGAACAGGGATATGGTGGTGGCTCCAGTGGAGGAGGGGGATACAG TGAAACTCAGTCATATGACTATGGCCATGGAGCAAGCAGCGACTCCTACGGTGGAGACTATGGTGGTGACTATG GAAGCAGCAGTGCCGACCGCTGGGGAGGCAGTGGTGGAGCCGGCAGCCTCAGTGGTGGCCCCACCCGCCTGAAGGCTCCCGGGCCTCGCAGCCTGAAGGGGGCCTACAGAGACCATCCCTACGGTGGCGGCGGCAGCGGCGGCTACTAG